A section of the Methanoculleus horonobensis genome encodes:
- the tpiA gene encoding triose-phosphate isomerase produces the protein MDSPFILVNLKTYQEGMGSNAHRIAAAAEIVAKESGAVIGIAPVFTELHPMSHHYAIPVYAQHIDAITPGAHTGHILPEAVRSAGARGTLINHSERRLTLADIDACVESARRLHLETVVCTNNDATSAAAAALRPDYVAIEPPELIGSGVSVSKADPGIIERSVNAVRAVNPDVKVLTGAGIQSGECVKIAVDLGTCGVLLASSVVKAEDPEAVLRDLVSLL, from the coding sequence ATGGATTCCCCGTTCATTCTGGTCAATCTCAAGACCTATCAGGAGGGTATGGGCAGCAACGCTCACCGAATCGCCGCTGCGGCCGAGATCGTGGCAAAAGAGAGCGGAGCCGTCATCGGCATCGCGCCGGTCTTCACCGAGCTCCACCCGATGAGCCACCACTACGCGATCCCGGTCTACGCCCAGCACATCGATGCGATTACGCCCGGTGCCCATACCGGCCATATTCTTCCGGAAGCCGTCCGGTCGGCGGGCGCACGGGGCACCCTGATCAACCACTCCGAGCGCCGCCTCACCCTGGCCGATATCGACGCCTGCGTCGAGAGCGCCCGGAGGCTCCACCTCGAGACGGTCGTCTGCACCAACAACGACGCGACGAGCGCCGCCGCCGCAGCCCTCCGGCCCGACTACGTGGCAATCGAGCCACCGGAACTGATCGGGAGCGGCGTCTCGGTCTCGAAGGCCGACCCGGGGATCATCGAGCGGTCGGTCAACGCCGTCCGGGCGGTGAACCCGGACGTGAAAGTCCTGACCGGGGCGGGCATCCAGTCGGGCGAGTGCGTGAAGATCGCCGTCGACCTCGGGACATGCGGCGTTCTCCTCGCCTCAAGCGTGGTCAAGGCCGAGGATCCCGAAGCGGTTCTCCGGGACCTGGTCTCGCTGCTCTAA
- a CDS encoding YbjQ family protein codes for MIVTTTEEVPGYAVGEVLGVVSGNTVRSKNVGRDVMAGLKSLVGGELEEYTAMLSDARTEAYNRMVNAARDLGADAVVNVRFATSQTMAAAAELLAYGTAVKLVPKK; via the coding sequence ATGATAGTGACGACGACAGAAGAGGTTCCGGGCTACGCCGTGGGAGAGGTTCTCGGCGTGGTCTCCGGCAACACGGTACGATCGAAGAACGTAGGAAGAGACGTCATGGCCGGGCTAAAGAGCCTGGTCGGCGGGGAGCTCGAGGAGTATACCGCCATGCTCTCCGATGCCCGAACCGAGGCGTACAACCGGATGGTCAACGCCGCGCGCGACCTCGGCGCCGATGCGGTGGTGAACGTCCGGTTCGCGACGTCCCAGACGATGGCGGCGGCGGCGGAACTCCTGGCCTACGGGACGGCAGTGAAACTCGTCCCGAAGAAGTAA
- a CDS encoding sulfide/dihydroorotate dehydrogenase-like FAD/NAD-binding protein, whose translation MKRLYKIELATKLADRVYEYWIRAPQVAEHARAGQFVILRLHEAGERIPLTISAVKGDTVRVIFMTVGKTTEELATLGAGDSISDVVGPLGKPSEIGNYGTCCVIGGGVGIASTPLIAKELREAGNHVIGIIGARNADLLILEDEMEEICDELFITTDDGSKGIHGFAADVLKKLLEERKIDRVWIIGPAIMMKVTSGATAPYGVKTYVSLNPIMVDGTGMCGSCRVTVGGETKFACVDGPEFDAHQVDFAELMQRQRIYTGQEKASLERFAEHRCRCGEGGHHHE comes from the coding sequence GTGAAGCGGTTGTATAAGATAGAATTGGCGACGAAACTCGCCGACCGGGTTTACGAATACTGGATACGGGCGCCGCAGGTGGCCGAGCACGCGCGGGCGGGCCAGTTTGTCATCCTGCGCCTGCACGAAGCGGGCGAGCGGATACCGCTCACCATCTCCGCGGTCAAGGGGGACACCGTCCGGGTGATCTTCATGACCGTCGGCAAGACGACCGAGGAACTTGCGACCCTCGGCGCGGGCGACAGCATCAGCGACGTCGTGGGGCCGCTCGGCAAACCGAGCGAGATCGGCAACTACGGCACCTGCTGCGTCATCGGCGGCGGTGTCGGGATCGCGAGCACTCCCCTCATCGCAAAGGAACTGAGAGAAGCCGGCAACCACGTCATCGGGATCATTGGGGCGAGGAACGCCGATCTCCTCATCCTCGAAGACGAGATGGAGGAGATCTGCGACGAGCTCTTCATCACGACCGACGACGGGAGCAAGGGCATCCACGGGTTTGCAGCCGACGTCCTGAAGAAACTGCTCGAAGAGAGGAAGATCGACCGGGTCTGGATCATCGGCCCCGCCATCATGATGAAGGTCACCTCCGGCGCGACGGCGCCTTACGGCGTCAAGACCTACGTCAGCCTCAACCCGATCATGGTCGACGGGACGGGGATGTGCGGCTCCTGCCGGGTGACCGTCGGCGGGGAGACGAAGTTCGCCTGCGTCGACGGCCCCGAGTTCGACGCCCACCAGGTCGACTTCGCCGAACTGATGCAGCGGCAGCGGATCTACACCGGGCAGGAGAAGGCCTCGCTCGAGCGGTTCGCGGAGCACCGGTGCCGGTGCGGCGAAGGAGGCCACCACCATGAGTGA
- the tgtA gene encoding tRNA guanosine(15) transglycosylase TgtA, whose protein sequence is MAITFEVIHKDIAGRVGKLRVNDKTVRTPALLPVVNPHLPLVTPREMREMGVEALITNAYIFRRSTEFHDRALAEGLHGVLDFDGVIMTDSGSFQLSVYGEVEVSNRDTLEFQQAIKSDIVVPLDIPTPPDAGHERAARELAVTMERIREAQTLFPDANLAAPVQGGIFTDLREEAGRAVRDLDFAFAPIGAVVPLMESYRYKELVQVVLAAKRGLSPATAIHLFGAGHPSMFALAVAMGCDLFDSAAYALFAREGRYITPHGSLKIDELAELPCPCRVCRSMTADELRKSDDRERLLALHNLHVTLAEIARIRQAIQDGTLWELVDERCRSHPRLLDGYRELLAHVAELERDDPVSKRRFFYRGSETCRRTEVLRFHEVIPRIPVGERVLVSFDGQGASGFDTLLNFKPPFGPYPVELAETFPVGQSEVPEWDDDMVRSGCAGIRALMEAHPESRFAVRCGEEWARLVLEEVPDAEVFHEQV, encoded by the coding sequence ATGGCAATTACTTTTGAAGTTATACACAAAGATATCGCGGGAAGGGTCGGCAAACTCAGGGTGAACGATAAAACAGTCCGGACGCCCGCGCTCCTGCCCGTTGTCAATCCCCACCTCCCCCTGGTCACCCCCCGCGAGATGCGGGAGATGGGTGTCGAAGCGCTGATCACGAACGCCTACATCTTCAGGCGGAGCACCGAGTTCCACGACCGGGCGCTCGCGGAAGGGCTTCACGGCGTCCTCGACTTCGACGGCGTCATCATGACCGACTCGGGCTCGTTTCAGCTCTCCGTCTACGGGGAGGTCGAGGTGAGCAACCGGGACACGCTCGAGTTCCAGCAGGCGATAAAAAGCGACATCGTCGTCCCTCTGGACATCCCCACCCCGCCGGACGCAGGGCATGAGAGGGCGGCACGGGAACTCGCGGTCACGATGGAGCGGATCCGGGAGGCACAGACACTCTTCCCCGACGCGAACCTGGCAGCGCCGGTGCAGGGCGGCATCTTCACCGACCTCCGCGAGGAGGCGGGCCGGGCCGTCCGGGACCTCGACTTTGCCTTCGCACCCATCGGTGCCGTGGTGCCGCTGATGGAGAGTTACCGCTACAAGGAACTCGTGCAGGTCGTCCTTGCGGCGAAACGCGGCCTCTCCCCGGCGACCGCCATCCACCTCTTCGGCGCAGGCCACCCGTCGATGTTCGCCCTCGCCGTCGCGATGGGCTGCGACCTCTTCGACTCGGCCGCATACGCCCTCTTCGCCCGGGAAGGGCGCTACATCACCCCGCACGGGAGCCTTAAGATCGACGAACTCGCGGAACTCCCCTGCCCCTGCCGGGTCTGCCGTTCGATGACCGCCGACGAACTCCGGAAGTCCGACGACCGGGAGCGGCTGCTCGCCCTCCACAACCTGCACGTCACTCTTGCGGAGATCGCCCGCATCCGGCAGGCGATCCAGGACGGAACACTCTGGGAGCTCGTCGACGAGCGGTGCCGGAGCCACCCGCGCCTGCTCGACGGCTACCGGGAACTCCTCGCCCACGTTGCGGAACTCGAACGCGACGATCCCGTCTCCAAACGCCGGTTCTTCTACCGGGGCTCGGAGACCTGCCGGAGAACCGAGGTGCTCCGGTTCCACGAGGTCATCCCGAGAATCCCCGTCGGCGAGCGGGTGCTCGTCTCGTTCGACGGGCAGGGAGCGTCCGGGTTCGACACCCTCCTGAACTTCAAACCGCCCTTCGGGCCCTACCCGGTGGAACTCGCCGAGACCTTCCCGGTAGGCCAGAGCGAGGTTCCGGAGTGGGACGACGATATGGTCAGGTCGGGTTGCGCAGGCATCCGGGCGCTGATGGAGGCACACCCGGAGAGCCGGTTTGCCGTCCGGTGCGGCGAGGAGTGGGCGCGTCTCGTCCTCGAAGAGGTTCCGGATGCGGAGGTGTTCCATGAGCAGGTATGA
- a CDS encoding CBS domain-containing protein: MEIPTPAELREKRLRMGLKQADVARMAGISQSMVARIEAGSVDPRVSTLAKIVDVLRAAEHSAITAADVMHTPVLSVGPDDSVGRAVEIMGTNGISQLPVLDNEVPVGCISESAIMNAMEEGGLHQTHRKLVRDYLEPGFPTVPPSAPIDTVVHLLHHSHAVVVIEKGKVQGVITKHDLISLIT; encoded by the coding sequence ATGGAGATTCCCACCCCGGCGGAACTGCGGGAAAAAAGGCTCCGAATGGGCTTAAAGCAGGCTGATGTGGCCCGCATGGCTGGAATCAGCCAGTCCATGGTCGCGCGTATCGAGGCGGGCAGCGTTGACCCGAGGGTGAGCACGCTCGCCAAGATCGTGGACGTCCTGCGGGCAGCGGAGCACTCGGCAATCACGGCGGCAGACGTGATGCACACACCCGTACTCTCCGTCGGCCCGGACGATTCCGTCGGCCGCGCTGTCGAGATCATGGGCACAAACGGTATCTCCCAGCTGCCGGTGCTCGATAACGAGGTTCCCGTCGGGTGCATATCCGAATCGGCGATCATGAACGCCATGGAGGAAGGAGGGCTCCACCAGACGCACCGGAAACTGGTGCGGGACTACCTGGAACCCGGGTTTCCGACGGTTCCCCCGTCGGCGCCGATCGATACGGTCGTTCACCTCCTGCACCACAGCCACGCGGTCGTCGTTATCGAGAAGGGGAAGGTGCAGGGCGTGATCACCAAGCACGACCTGATATCGTTGATCACCTGA
- a CDS encoding TIGR00296 family protein, which yields MEMLTPEEGRTAVRLARSAVENAVDGKRMVQPDLPEIFGEKRGVFVTIKRQGHLRGCIGLPYPVKPLGDAIVEAAASAALEDPRFPPVSRSELDALELEVTVLTLPLTLDCPPEERLDHVEVGKHGLIVSGLGRGGLLLPQVPTEYGWSSREFLDQTCAKAGLPPGCWKRGDVAVQTFEGQIFEEKAV from the coding sequence ATGGAAATGCTGACCCCGGAAGAAGGCAGAACGGCAGTTCGACTGGCACGGAGCGCCGTCGAGAACGCCGTCGACGGCAAACGGATGGTGCAGCCCGATCTCCCGGAGATTTTTGGGGAGAAGCGCGGCGTCTTCGTCACGATAAAGCGGCAGGGGCACCTCCGAGGCTGTATCGGCCTCCCGTACCCGGTAAAACCGCTCGGCGACGCGATCGTCGAGGCGGCAGCATCGGCGGCCCTCGAGGATCCCCGGTTCCCGCCGGTATCGCGGTCGGAACTCGACGCCCTCGAACTCGAGGTGACGGTGCTCACGCTTCCCCTGACGCTCGACTGCCCGCCGGAGGAGCGCCTCGACCACGTCGAAGTCGGGAAGCACGGCCTGATCGTCAGCGGCCTCGGGAGAGGAGGTCTTCTCCTCCCGCAGGTCCCGACCGAGTACGGCTGGAGCAGCAGAGAGTTCCTCGACCAGACCTGCGCCAAGGCGGGGCTTCCGCCCGGGTGCTGGAAACGCGGCGATGTCGCCGTGCAGACGTTCGAGGGGCAGATATTCGAAGAAAAGGCGGTTTAA
- a CDS encoding Orn/Lys/Arg family decarboxylase, producing the protein MDYLEEFPVLVIDDELHSDTAEGRASREIVKELKRENFPVIEALTARDGVHAFLSHPHASCIVIDWELSSEAADGTLTARDLITLIRERNPKIPIFLNTEKLAISAIPLSVISRIDGYIWKLEDTPGFIAGHIKRAATNYLADVLPPFFRGLMDYVEEYRYSWHTPGHMGGVAFLKNAAGRIFYNFFGENALRADLSASVQELGSLLEHSGVVGEAERKAAEVFGADRTYFVTGGTSAANKIVWLSTVTSGDVVLVDRNCHASVMHAIVMTGAVPIYLIPARNEYGIIGPIRSSEFLPAVVAEKIRNCPLIDDPASQTVRMAVVTNSTYDGICYSAERIEEQLQDTDPYIHFDEAWSGYARFHPLYAGRFGMHETDAVGPTVFATQSTHKVLAAFSQGSMLHVRQGRGPVDHPRFNEAFMMLTSTSPQYTIIASLDVAARMMAGHSGRFLVEEAIEEAIVFRKKMVTVAEEIRAGSRAGEDYWWFTVWQPDCIMDEETERPLGEADEVLLRNHAGCWLLQPHDAWHGFDGVEEGYAMLDPIKVTILTPGIGPGGRMEERGIPAAVVTKYLRENGIVVEKTGYYSFLVLFTLGITKGKSGTLLAELFRFKALYDGNSPLEEVFPDLVREHPARYAGRGLADLCREMHGYLRDESIAGTLRSVYAMLPEPAMTPAEAYRRLVRGKVTPVPANDLEGRTVAVMVVPYPPGIPVIMPGERCGAATRAIVDYLTASQEFDTLFPGFENEVHGVDVVTREGRRVYYVYCVRE; encoded by the coding sequence ATGGACTACCTGGAGGAGTTTCCCGTTCTTGTCATCGACGACGAACTGCACTCGGATACCGCAGAAGGACGGGCGTCGCGGGAGATCGTGAAAGAGCTGAAACGCGAGAACTTCCCCGTCATCGAGGCGCTGACCGCCCGCGACGGGGTTCACGCATTCCTCTCGCACCCCCACGCGAGTTGCATCGTCATCGACTGGGAACTCTCCTCCGAGGCCGCGGACGGCACGCTCACCGCGCGAGACCTCATCACCCTCATCCGGGAGAGGAATCCGAAGATCCCGATATTCCTGAACACCGAGAAACTGGCGATCTCCGCGATACCCCTCTCCGTCATATCCCGGATCGACGGCTACATCTGGAAACTCGAGGATACTCCCGGCTTCATCGCCGGCCACATCAAGCGGGCGGCAACGAACTACCTCGCCGACGTCCTTCCACCGTTCTTCCGGGGGCTGATGGACTACGTCGAGGAGTACCGCTACTCCTGGCACACGCCGGGGCACATGGGCGGCGTCGCATTCCTCAAGAACGCCGCAGGCCGGATCTTCTACAACTTCTTCGGGGAGAACGCTCTCCGGGCAGACCTCTCGGCCTCGGTGCAGGAACTCGGTTCGCTTCTCGAGCATTCCGGCGTCGTCGGGGAGGCGGAGCGGAAGGCCGCGGAGGTCTTCGGGGCCGACCGCACCTACTTCGTCACCGGCGGCACGTCGGCCGCGAACAAGATCGTCTGGCTTTCGACCGTCACCAGCGGCGATGTCGTCCTCGTGGACCGGAACTGCCATGCGTCGGTGATGCACGCGATCGTCATGACCGGCGCCGTCCCGATCTACCTGATCCCGGCCCGGAACGAGTACGGGATCATCGGCCCCATCCGGAGCAGCGAGTTCCTTCCTGCAGTCGTCGCGGAGAAGATCAGGAACTGCCCCCTCATCGACGACCCTGCGTCGCAGACGGTCAGGATGGCCGTGGTCACGAACTCCACCTACGACGGGATCTGCTACAGCGCGGAGAGGATCGAGGAGCAGCTCCAGGACACCGACCCGTACATCCACTTCGACGAGGCGTGGTCGGGCTACGCCCGGTTCCACCCCCTCTACGCCGGGAGGTTCGGGATGCACGAGACGGACGCGGTCGGCCCGACGGTCTTTGCCACCCAGTCGACCCACAAGGTTCTCGCGGCATTCTCGCAGGGCTCGATGCTCCACGTCAGGCAGGGCCGGGGACCGGTCGACCACCCGCGGTTCAACGAGGCGTTCATGATGCTCACCTCGACCTCCCCCCAGTACACCATCATCGCGTCGCTCGACGTCGCCGCCAGGATGATGGCCGGGCACTCGGGGAGGTTCCTCGTCGAAGAGGCGATCGAGGAGGCGATCGTCTTTCGAAAGAAGATGGTGACGGTGGCCGAAGAGATCCGGGCAGGGAGCCGGGCCGGGGAGGACTACTGGTGGTTCACCGTCTGGCAGCCCGACTGCATCATGGACGAGGAGACGGAGAGACCACTTGGTGAGGCGGACGAGGTGCTCCTCCGGAACCACGCCGGCTGCTGGCTCCTCCAGCCTCACGATGCCTGGCACGGGTTCGACGGCGTCGAGGAGGGCTACGCCATGCTCGACCCGATCAAGGTGACGATCCTCACCCCGGGGATCGGGCCGGGCGGGAGGATGGAGGAGCGGGGAATACCGGCGGCCGTCGTCACGAAGTATCTCCGGGAGAACGGGATCGTCGTCGAGAAGACCGGGTACTACTCGTTCCTGGTTCTCTTCACGCTCGGGATCACCAAGGGCAAGTCCGGGACGCTGCTTGCGGAGCTCTTCCGGTTCAAGGCGCTTTACGACGGTAACAGCCCGCTCGAGGAGGTCTTCCCCGATCTCGTGCGGGAGCACCCGGCCCGGTACGCGGGCCGCGGCCTTGCCGACCTCTGCCGGGAGATGCACGGCTACCTCCGGGACGAGTCGATCGCCGGCACGCTCAGGAGCGTCTACGCAATGCTGCCTGAACCGGCGATGACGCCGGCGGAGGCCTACCGCCGCCTGGTGCGCGGCAAGGTGACGCCGGTGCCCGCGAACGACCTCGAGGGGAGGACGGTCGCGGTGATGGTCGTTCCCTACCCGCCCGGTATTCCCGTCATCATGCCGGGGGAGCGGTGCGGGGCGGCCACGCGGGCGATCGTCGATTATCTCACGGCGTCGCAGGAGTTCGACACCCTCTTCCCCGGGTTCGAGAACGAGGTGCACGGGGTGGACGTCGTGACGAGGGAGGGGCGCCGGGTCTACTACGTCTACTGTGTCAGGGAGTGA
- the gltA gene encoding NADPH-dependent glutamate synthase has product MSDRPADVRVKDFKEVDGGLSPAEAVAEAERCLQCKKPLCVRGCPVCIDIPAFIGHVAEGDFPAAARALKEQNMLPAICGRVCPQETQCEGVCILGNKETPIRIGAIERFVADWERANDPTLPDVAKPTGKRVAIVGSGPAGLTAAAELARAGHAVTIYESLHEAGGVLTYGIPAFRLPKDVVRAEIDQVLALGARLKKNHLVGRSVSVDELLAYDAVFLATGAGLPAFMCIPGENLSGVYSANEFLTRVNLMHAEAFPEFDTPVMHGARVAVIGGGNVAMDSARVARRLGAKVSLVYRRGEEEMPARRAEVLHAREEGIEFLTCTNPTRILGEQCVTGIECVKMSLCGMDASGRRSPKPTEGSEFILDVDMVVQAIGTSPNPLLVSLIPGLERGRKGNVVVDENGRTSIPHVYAGGDIATGAATVIEAMGSAKKAAAAIDAMLKGE; this is encoded by the coding sequence ATGAGTGATCGGCCGGCCGACGTCCGGGTTAAGGACTTCAAGGAAGTCGACGGCGGCCTCTCCCCCGCCGAGGCCGTCGCCGAGGCGGAACGCTGCCTGCAGTGCAAGAAACCGCTCTGCGTCAGGGGCTGTCCCGTCTGCATCGACATCCCCGCCTTCATCGGGCACGTCGCGGAGGGGGACTTCCCCGCGGCCGCACGGGCGCTCAAGGAGCAGAACATGCTCCCCGCCATCTGCGGGCGTGTCTGCCCGCAGGAGACCCAGTGCGAGGGTGTCTGCATCCTCGGCAACAAGGAGACCCCGATCCGGATCGGCGCAATCGAGCGGTTCGTGGCCGACTGGGAGCGGGCGAACGACCCCACCCTCCCCGACGTGGCGAAGCCGACCGGGAAGCGCGTGGCGATCGTGGGCTCCGGTCCCGCAGGGCTGACGGCCGCGGCCGAGCTCGCCCGTGCCGGTCATGCTGTCACGATCTATGAATCGCTCCACGAGGCCGGCGGCGTCCTGACCTACGGCATCCCCGCATTCCGGCTCCCGAAAGACGTCGTCAGGGCAGAGATCGACCAGGTTCTCGCCCTCGGCGCCCGGCTGAAGAAGAACCACCTCGTGGGCCGGAGCGTCAGCGTCGACGAGCTCCTCGCTTACGATGCGGTCTTCCTCGCGACCGGGGCGGGGCTCCCCGCGTTCATGTGCATCCCCGGCGAGAACTTGAGCGGTGTCTACTCGGCAAACGAGTTCCTCACAAGGGTGAACCTGATGCACGCCGAGGCGTTCCCCGAGTTCGACACGCCGGTCATGCACGGAGCCCGCGTCGCGGTGATCGGCGGCGGGAACGTCGCGATGGACTCCGCCCGGGTGGCACGCCGCCTGGGGGCGAAGGTCTCGCTCGTCTACCGGCGCGGCGAGGAGGAGATGCCGGCACGGAGGGCCGAAGTCCTGCACGCGAGGGAGGAGGGGATCGAGTTCCTCACCTGCACGAACCCGACCCGGATCCTCGGCGAGCAGTGCGTCACCGGTATCGAGTGCGTGAAGATGTCCCTCTGCGGCATGGACGCGAGCGGCCGCCGGTCGCCGAAGCCAACCGAGGGGAGCGAGTTCATCCTCGACGTGGACATGGTGGTTCAGGCGATCGGCACGAGCCCGAACCCGCTCCTCGTCTCCCTGATCCCGGGGCTCGAGCGCGGGCGGAAGGGCAACGTTGTCGTCGACGAGAACGGCCGGACCTCGATCCCCCATGTTTACGCCGGCGGGGACATCGCCACCGGCGCCGCGACGGTGATCGAAGCGATGGGCTCGGCGAAGAAGGCGGCCGCGGCGATCGACGCGATGCTGAAGGGAGAGTAA
- the arcS gene encoding archaeosine synthase subunit alpha, which produces MSRYEAVKRDGLARIGTYEHEEASVSLPAALDTDALFPTLRDRALSNVPLAIDPAFVENYFSPGEGQPVTVHPLAASAESGDCIMVANWHTAEKNPRNYVGWLAAMKEKILPDTAWYAPAAALPSTACLLVYSGFDLFDYRAVDLASAQKKFCLSEGEFPASLMETGVCGCEGCREGDLLRHNRLALDRELALVRHYVEAGRLRELMEARCRTDAAQVGILRFLDRNYAFMERSLPVARAIPMRANTAESQNRSEVRRFADRVIERFVPTRTDVAVLLPCSARKPYSLSRSHRLFVNTVNRRAHELIVTSPLGLVPRELERVYPAAHYDVPVTGYWDREECAFIADILTRYFAAHPYRRVIAHLEGGALTVAEMAAEACGIDLEVTCKGHPTAPGSLRALDAALEGERRIQTDTIRGTVSWQFATDINTKGLQLRGRSMQMAVLRGKQQLFSIDAGTGLFRPTFEGWDLIPEGYRVRIDSFVPQGDVLAPGITACDPRIREGDEVLVEGPLAIATGRATMGADEMLRSKRGVAVRVRKTQKF; this is translated from the coding sequence ATGAGCAGGTATGAGGCGGTAAAGCGCGACGGCCTTGCCCGGATAGGAACCTACGAGCACGAAGAGGCGAGCGTATCCCTTCCCGCCGCCCTCGATACGGATGCCCTCTTCCCCACGCTCCGCGACCGGGCTCTCTCGAATGTCCCGCTCGCCATCGACCCGGCGTTCGTGGAGAACTACTTCAGCCCCGGCGAGGGGCAGCCGGTGACCGTCCACCCGCTCGCCGCCTCGGCGGAGTCCGGCGACTGCATCATGGTCGCGAACTGGCATACGGCGGAGAAGAACCCCAGGAATTACGTGGGATGGCTTGCTGCCATGAAAGAGAAGATCCTGCCGGACACCGCATGGTACGCCCCGGCCGCGGCGCTCCCCTCGACCGCCTGCCTCCTCGTCTACTCAGGTTTCGACCTCTTCGACTACCGGGCAGTCGATCTCGCCTCCGCGCAGAAGAAGTTCTGCCTCTCCGAAGGCGAGTTCCCCGCCTCGCTGATGGAGACCGGGGTCTGCGGGTGCGAGGGCTGCCGGGAGGGCGACCTTCTCAGGCATAACCGTCTCGCGCTCGACCGCGAGCTTGCCCTCGTACGGCACTACGTCGAGGCCGGCAGGCTCCGGGAACTGATGGAGGCCCGGTGCCGCACGGATGCCGCACAGGTCGGCATCCTCCGGTTCCTCGACCGCAACTACGCATTCATGGAGCGCTCACTCCCGGTGGCGCGGGCGATCCCGATGCGGGCCAACACCGCCGAGTCGCAGAACCGCTCAGAAGTCCGGCGGTTCGCCGACCGGGTGATCGAGCGGTTCGTCCCGACCCGGACGGACGTCGCGGTCCTCCTCCCCTGCTCGGCGAGGAAGCCCTACTCGCTCTCACGGAGCCACCGGCTTTTTGTGAACACCGTGAACCGGCGGGCGCACGAACTGATCGTCACCTCGCCCCTCGGCCTCGTGCCGAGAGAACTCGAGCGGGTCTACCCGGCGGCGCACTACGACGTGCCGGTGACCGGCTACTGGGACCGCGAGGAGTGCGCCTTCATCGCCGATATCCTCACCCGCTACTTCGCTGCGCATCCCTACCGGCGGGTGATCGCCCACCTCGAAGGCGGGGCGCTCACGGTTGCGGAGATGGCGGCGGAAGCCTGCGGGATCGACCTCGAGGTGACCTGCAAGGGGCACCCGACGGCGCCGGGCTCGCTTAGAGCGCTCGATGCCGCCCTCGAAGGCGAGCGGCGGATACAGACCGACACCATCCGCGGCACGGTCTCCTGGCAGTTCGCGACCGACATCAACACAAAGGGTCTCCAGCTCCGGGGAAGGAGCATGCAGATGGCGGTGCTCCGCGGCAAGCAGCAGCTCTTCAGCATCGACGCGGGAACCGGGCTCTTCCGCCCGACGTTCGAGGGCTGGGACCTGATCCCGGAGGGCTACCGGGTCAGGATCGATTCGTTCGTGCCGCAGGGCGACGTCCTCGCCCCGGGGATCACGGCATGCGACCCCCGGATACGGGAAGGCGACGAGGTGCTGGTCGAAGGCCCGCTCGCGATCGCCACCGGCCGGGCGACGATGGGCGCGGACGAGATGCTCCGGTCGAAGCGCGGGGTCGCGGTCAGGGTAAGGAAGACGCAGAAGTTTTAG